The following are from one region of the Acipenser ruthenus unplaced genomic scaffold, fAciRut3.2 maternal haplotype, whole genome shotgun sequence genome:
- the LOC131732847 gene encoding mucin-2-like: MKMKMKMKMGSATLTLLAIVFSSAWTASAGYKVPPPVLTKPPPVLTKPPPVLTKPPPVLTKPPPVLTKPPPSLTKPPPVLTKPPPVLTKPPPSLTKPPPVLTKPPPVLTKPPPVLTKPPPVLTKPPPSLTKPPPSLTKPPPSLTKPPPVLTKPPPVLTKPPPVLTKPPPSLTKPPPVLTKPPPVLTKPPPSLTKPPPVLTKPPPVLTKPPPSLTKPPPVLTKPPPVLTKPPPSLTKPPPSLTKPPPVLTKPPPVLTKPPPVLTKPPPSLTKPPPCVTFTTPDLRTTKHPCITSQCKPHPPCEQLDSRTVITKDASGCCDLQECVCPPCPDEPKCDEGIKPTITMTHTQCCPQYTCQSYPRPPVNRPPIRTTSNRDTEPPSDRNTEPPSDRDTEPHSDRDTEPHSDRDTEPHSDRNTEPHSDRNTEPHSDRDTEPSSDRNTEPPSDRDTEPHSDRDTEPHSDRDTEPHSDRNTEPHSDRNTEPHSDRDTEPSSDRNTEPHSDRDTEPHSDRDTEPPSDRNTEPPFDRDTEPHSDRDTEPHSDRNTEPPSDRNTEPHSDRNTEPHSDRDTEPPSDRNTEPPSDRNTEPPSDRNTEPPSDRNTEPPSDRNTEPPSDRNTEPPSDRNTEPPSDRNTEPPSDRNTEPPSDRNTEPPSDRNTEPPSDRNTEPPSDRNTEPPSDRNTEPPSDKNTEPPSDRNTEPPSDRNTEPPSDRNTEPPSDRNTEPPSDRNTEPPSDRNTEPPSDRNTEPPSDRNTEPPSDRNTEPPSDRNTEPPSDRNTEPPSDRNTEPPSDRNTEPPSDRNTEPPSDRNTEPPSDRNTEPPSDRNTEPHSDRDTEPHSDRDTEPPSDRNTEPPFDRDTEPHSDRDTEPHSDRNTEPPSDRNTEPHSDRNTEPHSDRDTEPPSDRNTEPPSDRNTEPPSDRNTEPPSDRNTEPPSDRNTEPPSDRNTEPPSDRNTEPPSDRNTEPPSDRNTEPPSDRNTEPPSDRNTEPPSDRNTEPPSDRNTEPPSDRNTEPPSDRNTEPPSDKNTEPPSDRNTEPPSDRNTEPPSDRNTEPPSDRNTEPPSDRNTEPPSDRNTEPPSDRNTEPPSDRNTEPPSDRNTEPPSDRNTEPPSDRNTEPPSDRNTEPPSDRNTEPPSDRNTEPPSDRNTEPPSDRNTEPPSDRNTEPPSDRNTEPPSDRNTEPPSDRNTEPPSDRNTEPPSDRNTEPPSDRNTEPPSDRNTEPPSDRNTEPPSDRNTEPPSDRNTEPPSDRNTEPPSDRNTEPPSDRNTEPPSDRNTEPPSDRNTEPPSDRNTEPPSDRNTEPPSDRNTEPPSDRNTEPSSDRNTEPPSDRNTEPPSDKNTEPPSDRNTEPPSDRNTEPPSDRNTEPPSDRNTEPPSDRNTEPPSDRNTEPPSDRNTEPPSDRNTEPPSDRNTEPPSDRNTETPSDRNTEPPSDRNTEPPSDRNTEPPSDKNTEPPSDRNTEPPSDRNTEPPSDRNTEPPSDKNTEPPSDRNTEPPSDRNTEPPSDRNTEPPSDRNTEPPSDRNTEPPSDKNTEPPSDRNTEPPSDRNTEPPSDRNTEPPSDKNTEPPSDRNTEPPSDRNTEPPSDRNTEPPSDRNTEPPSDRNTEPPSDRNTEPPSDRNTEPPSDRNTEPPSDKNTEPPSDRNTEPPSDRNTEPPSDRNTEPPSDRNTEPPSDRNTEPPSDRNTEPPSDRNTEPPSDRNTEPSSDRNTEPPSDRNTEPPSDKNTEPPSDRNTEPPSDRNTEPPSDRNTEPPSDRNTEPPSDRNTEPPSDRNTEPPSDRNTEPPSDRNTEPPSDRNTEPPSDRNTEPPSDRNTEPPSDRNTEPPSDRNTEPPSDKNTEPPSDRNTEPPSDRNTEPPSDRNTEPPSDKNTEPPSDRNTEPPSDRNTEPPSDRNTEPPSDRNTEPPSDRNTEPPSDRNTEPHSDRNTEPPSDRNTEPPSDRNTEPPSDRNTEPPSDRNTEPPSDRNTEPPSDRNTEPPSDRNTEPPSDRNTEPPSDRNTEPPSDRNTEPPSDRNTEPPSDRNTEPPSDRNTEPPSDKNTEPPSDRNTEPPSDRNTEPPSDRNTEPPSDKNTEPPSDRNTEPPSDRNTEPPSDRNTEPPSDRNTEPPSDRNTEPPSDRNTEPPSDRNTEPPSDKNTEPPSDRNTEPPSDRNTEPPSDRNTEPPSDRNTEPPSDRNTEPPSDRNTEPPSDRNTELPSDRNTEPPSDRNTEPPSDRNTEPPSDRNTEPPSDRNTEPPSDRNTEPPSDRNTEPPSDRNTEPPSDRNTEPPSDRNTEPPSDRNTEPPSDRNTEPPSDRNTEPPSDRNTEPPSDRNTEPPSDRNTEPPSDRNTEPPSDRNTEPPSDRNTEPPSDRNTEPPSDRNTEPPSDRNTEPPSDRNTEPPSDRNTEPPSDRNTEPPSDRNTEPPSDRNTEPPSDRNTEPPSDKNTEPPSDKNTEPPSDRNTEPPSDRNTEPPSDRNTEPPSDRNTEPPFDRNTEPPSYRNTEPPSDRNTEPPSDRNTEPPSDRVTAPTSDRITAPTTDRITAPTSDRITSPTSKGTTAPTSNRVTAPTSDRITAPTTDGITAPF, from the exons GTTATAAGGTGCCTCCTCCAGTcctgaccaagcctcctccagtcctgaccaagcctcctccagtcctgaccaagcctcctccagtcctgaccaagcctcctccagtcctgaccaagcctcctccatccctgaccaagcctcctccagtcctgaccaagcctcctccagtcctgaccaagcctcctccatccctgaccaagcctcctccagtcctgaccaagcctcctccagtcctgaccaagcctcctccagtcctgaccaagcctcctccagtcctgaccaagcctcctccatccctgaccaagcctcctccatccctgaccaagcctcctccatccctgaccaagcctcctccagtcctgaccaagcctcctccagtcctgaccaagcctcctccagtcctgaccaagcctcctccatccctgaccaagcctcctccagtcctgaccaagcctcctccagtcctgaccaagcctcctccatccctgaccaagcctcctccagtcctgaccaagcctcctccagtcctgaccaagcctcctccatccctgaccaagcctcctccagtcctgaccaagcctcctccagtcctgaccaagcctcctccatccctgaccaagcctcctccatccctgaccaagcctcctccagtcctgaccaagcctcctccagtcctgaccaagcctcctccagtcctgaccaagcctcctccatccCTGACCAAGCCTCCTCCTTGTGTAACCTTCACAACTCCAGATCTACGAACAACCAAG CATCCATGCATCACAAGCCAATGCAAGCCTCACCCTCCGTGTGAGCAGCTGGACTCACGCACAGTCATCACGAAAGATGCGTCAGGATGCTGCGATTTACAAGAGTGTG TCTGCCCACCCTGCCCAGATGAACCTAAATGTGATGAAGGAATCAAACCAACTATTACAATGACCCACACACAGTGCTGTCCACAATATACATGCC aatcatatccGCGACCACCTGTCAACCGACCTCCAATCAGAACCACGTCCAACAGagacacagagcccccttccgatagaaacacagagcccccttctgacagagacacagagccccattctgacagagacacagagccccattctgacagagacacagagccccattctgacagaaacacagagccccattccgacagaaacacagagccccattctgacagagacacagagccctcttctgacagaaacacagagcccccttctgacagagacacagagccccattctgacagagacacagagccccattctgacagagacacagagccccattctgacagaaacacagagccccattccgacagaaacacagagccccattctgacagagacacagagccctcttctgacagaaacacagagccccattctgacagagacacagagccccattctgacagagacacagagcccccttccgacagaaacacagagcccccttttgacagagacacagagccccattctgacagagacacagagccccattctgacagaaacacagagcccccttccgacagaaacacagagccccattctgacagaaacacagagccccattctgacagagacacagagcccccttccgacagaaacacagagcccccttctgacagaaacacagagcccccttccgacagaaacacagagcccccttctgacagaaacacagagcccccttctgacagaaacacagagcccccttccgacagaaacacagagcccccttccgacagaaacacagagcccccttctgacagaaacacagagcccccttccgacagaaacacagagcccccttctgacagaaacacagagcccccttccgacagaaacacagagcccccttctgacagaaacacagagcccccttctgacagaaacacagagcccccttctgacagaaacacagagcccccttctgacaaaaacacagagcccccttctgacagaaacacagagcccccttctgacagaaacacagagcccccttctgacagaaacacagagcccccttccgacagaaacacagagcccccttccgacagaaacacagagcccccttccgacagaaacacagagcccccttccgacagaaacacagagcccccttccgacagaaacacagagcccccttccgacagaaacacagagcccccttctgacagaaacacagagcccccttctgacagaaacacagagcccccttccgacagaaacacagagcccccttccgacagaaacacagagcccccttctgacagaaacacagagcccccttccgacagaaacacagagcccccttccgacagaaacacagagcccccttctgacagaaacacagagccccattctgacagagacacagagccccattctgacagagacacagagcccccttccgacagaaacacagagcccccttttgacagagacacagagccccattctgacagagacacagagccccattctgacagaaacacagagcccccttccgacagaaacacagagccccattctgacagaaacacagagccccattctgacagagacacagagcccccttccgacagaaacacagagcccccttctgacagaaacacagagcccccttccgacagaaacacagagcccccttctgacagaaacacagagcccccttctgacagaaacacagagcccccttctgacagaaacacagagcccccttccgacagaaacacagagcccccttccgacagaaacacagagcccccttctgacagaaacacagagcccccttccgacagaaacacagagcccccttctgacagaaacacagagcccccttccgacagaaacacagagcccccttctgacagaaacacagagcccccttctgacagaaacacagagcccccttctgacagaaacacagagcccccttctgacaaaaacacagagcccccttctgacagaaacacagagcccccttctgacagaaacacagagcccccttccgacagaaacacagagcccccttccgacagaaacacagagcccccttccgacagaaacacagagcccccttccgacagaaacacagagcccccttccgacagaaacacagagcccccttccgacagaaacacagagcccccttccgacagaaacacagagcccccttctgacagaaacacagagcccccttctgacagaaacacagagcccccttccgacagaaacacagagcccccttccgacagaaacacagagcccccttctgacagaaacacagagcccccttccgacagaaacacagagcccccttccgacagaaacacagagcccccttctgacagaaacacagagcccccttccgacagaaacacagagcccccttccgacagaaacacagagcccccttctgacagaaacacagagcccccttccgacagaaacacagagcccccttctgacagaaacacagagcccccttctgacagaaacacagagcccccttccgacagaaacacagagcccccttctgacagaaacacagagcccccttccgacagaaacacagagcccccttctgacagaaacacagagcccccttccgacagaaacacagagcccccttctgacagaaacacagagcccccttctgacagaaacacagagcccccttctgacagaaacacagagcccccttctgacagaaacacagagcccccttctgatagaaacacagagcccccttctgacagaaacacagagcccccttccgacagaaacacagagcccccttccgacagaaacacagagccctcttccgacagaaacacagagcccccttctgacagaaacacagagcccccttctgacaaaaacacagagcccccttctgacagaaacacagagcccccttctgacagaaacacagagcccccttctgacagaaacacagagcccccttctgacagaaacacagagcccccttctgacagaaacacagagcccccttccgacagaaacacagagcccccttctgacagaaacacagagcccccttctgacagaaacacagagcccccttctgacagaaacacagagcccccttccgacagaaacacagagaccccttctgacagaaacacagagcccccttccgacagaaacacagagcccccttccgacagaaacacagagcccccttctgacaaaaacacagagcccccttctgatagaaacacagagcccccttccgacagaaacacagagcccccttctgacagaaacacagagcccccttctgacaaaaacacagagcccccttctgatagaaacacagagcccccttctgacagaaacacagagcccccttctgacagaaacacagagcccccttctgacagaaacacagagcccccttctgacagaaacacagagcccccttctgacaaaaacacagagcccccttctgatagaaacacagagcccccttccgacagaaacacagagcccccttctgacagaaacacagagcccccttctgacaaaaacacagagcccccttctgatagaaacacagagcccccttctgacagaaacacagagcccccttctgacagaaacacagagcccccttctgacagaaacacagagcccccttctgacagaaacacagagcccccttccgacagaaacacagagcccccttctgacagaaacacagagcccccttctgacagaaacacagagcccccttctgacaaaaacacagagcccccttctgatagaaacacagagcccccttctgacagaaacacagagcccccttctgacagaaacacagagcccccttccgacagaaacacagagcccccttccgacagaaacacagagcccccttctgacagaaacacagagcccccttccgacagaaacacagagcccccttccgacagaaacacagagccctcttccgacagaaacacagagcccccttctgacagaaacacagagcccccttctgacaaaaacacagagcccccttctgatagaaacacagagcccccttctgacagaaacacagagcccccttctgacagaaacacagagcccccttctgacagaaacacagagcccccttctgacagaaacacagagcccccttccgacagaaacacagagcccccttctgacagaaacacagagcccccttctgacagaaacacagagcccccttctgacagaaacacagagcccccttccgacagaaacacagagcccccttctgacagaaacacagagcccccttccgacagaaacacagagcccccttccgacagaaacacagagcccccttctgacaaaaacacagagcccccttctgacagaaacacagagcccccttccgacagaaacacagagcccccttctgacagaaacacagagcccccttctgacaaaaacacagagcccccttctgatagaaacacagagcccccttctgacagaaacacagagcccccttctgacagaaacacagagcccccttctgacagaaacacagagcccccttctgacagaaacacagagcccccttctgatagaaacacagagccccattctgacagaaacacagagcccccttccgacagaaacacagagcccccttccgacagaaacacagagcccccttccgacagaaacacagagcccccttccgacagaaacacagagcccccttctgacagaaacacagagcccccttctgacagaaacacagagcccccttccgacagaaacacagagcccccttctgacagaaacacagagcccccttccgacagaaacacagagcccccttctgacagaaacacagagcccccttctgacagaaacacagagcccccttctgacagaaacacagagcccccttctgacagaaacacagagcccccttctgacaaaaacacagagcccccttctgatagaaacacagagcccccttccgacagaaacacagagcccccttctgacagaaacacagagcccccttctgacaaaaacacagagcccccttctgatagaaacacagagcccccttctgacagaaacacagagcccccttctgacagaaacacagagcccccttctgacagaaacacagagcccccttctgacagaaacacagagcccccttccgacagaaacacagagcccccttctgacagaaacacagagcccccttctgacaaaaacacagagcccccttctgatagaaacacagagcccccttctgacagaaacacagagcccccttctgacagaaacacagagcccccttccgacagaaacacagagcccccttccgacagaaacacagagcccccttctgacagaaacacagagcccccttctgacagaaacacagagctcccttctgacagaaacacagagcccccttccgacagaaacacagagcccccttctgacagaaacacagagcccccttccgacagaaacacagaacccccttccgacagaaacacagagcccccttctgacagaaacacagagcccccttccgacagaaacacagagcccccttctgacagaaacacagagcccccttccgacagaaacacagaacccccttccgacagaaacacagagcccccttccgacagaaacacagagcccccttctgacagaaacacagagcccccttctgacagaaacacagagcccccttccgacagaaacacagagcccccttccgacagaaacacagagcccccttccgatagaaacacagagcccccttctgacagaaacacagagcccccttcagacagaaacacagagcccccttccgacagaaacacagagcccccttccgacagaaacacagagcccccttccgacagaaacacagagcccccttctgacagaaacacagagcccccttccgacagaaacacagagcccccttctgacagaaacacagaacccccttctgacagaaacacagagcccccttctgacagaaacacagagcccccttctgacagaaacacagagcccccttctgacagaaacacagagcccccttctgacaaaaacacagagcccccttctgacaaaaacacagagcccccttccgacagaaacacagagcccccttctgacagaaacacagagcccccttctgacagaaacacagagcccccttctgacagaaacacagagccccctttcgacagaaacacagagcccccttcatacagaaacacagagcccccttctgacagaaacacagagcccccttctgacagaaacacagagcccccttctgatagagtcacagcccccacttctgacAGAATCACAGCCCCCACTACTGACAGAatcacagcccccacttctgacAGAATCACATCCCCCACTTCAAAAGgaaccacagcccccacttctaACAGAgtcacagcccccacttctgaTAGAATCACAGCCCCCACTACTGATGGAATCacagcccccttctga